Proteins from one Desulfonema limicola genomic window:
- a CDS encoding hybrid sensor histidine kinase/response regulator — protein MESSKGSILIVDDNPTNLNVLFDCLNEAGFQTLVALNGKDALNRADYAQPDIILLDVMMPGMDGFETCRQLKQIKSTIEIPVIFMTALSDTNDKIEGFNCGAVDYICKPFQQEEVLARINAHMTIRQQKKELAELNATKDKFFSIISHDVRNQFNLLVGYSGMLHNQYDEYGDEEKKDFIREIAEASNRTYKLFENLAHWAKMQRHGMTFTPETVDLNAVISKIVSSLGPDARQKKINLSAEISKDNIVQADKNMTELIIRNLITNAIKFTCHDGNIKITNRTAKDYMEIIVADTGVGMSPERVANLFKLDVNQSTPGTDEEKGTGLGLILCKEFTQRHGGKIWAESDLGKGSKFTFTLPRFSSCKI, from the coding sequence ATGGAAAGCAGTAAAGGATCAATTTTAATTGTTGACGACAACCCCACAAATCTGAATGTATTATTTGACTGCTTGAATGAAGCTGGTTTTCAAACCCTTGTGGCTTTAAATGGAAAAGATGCTTTAAACCGGGCAGACTATGCACAGCCTGATATTATCCTGCTTGATGTCATGATGCCCGGCATGGACGGGTTTGAGACATGCAGGCAGTTAAAACAAATCAAATCTACAATTGAGATTCCTGTTATCTTTATGACAGCCCTGTCTGATACAAATGACAAGATAGAAGGTTTTAACTGCGGTGCTGTTGATTATATATGCAAACCCTTTCAGCAGGAAGAGGTGCTGGCAAGGATAAATGCCCATATGACCATAAGGCAGCAAAAAAAGGAACTTGCAGAATTAAATGCCACAAAAGATAAATTTTTTTCCATTATTTCCCATGATGTAAGAAACCAGTTCAACCTCCTTGTAGGATATTCAGGAATGCTCCATAATCAATATGATGAATATGGAGATGAAGAAAAAAAAGATTTTATCAGGGAAATTGCCGAAGCATCAAATCGCACCTACAAGCTGTTTGAAAACCTGGCACACTGGGCTAAAATGCAGAGACACGGCATGACATTTACACCTGAAACTGTTGATCTGAATGCAGTAATATCAAAAATCGTCTCATCCCTCGGCCCTGATGCACGGCAGAAAAAAATTAATCTTTCTGCTGAAATCAGCAAAGATAATATTGTTCAGGCTGATAAAAACATGACCGAACTGATTATTAGAAATCTTATAACCAATGCCATTAAATTTACCTGCCATGACGGCAATATCAAGATCACCAATAGAACTGCCAAAGATTATATGGAAATTATTGTTGCAGATACTGGTGTGGGCATGTCTCCTGAACGTGTTGCCAATCTTTTCAAGCTTGATGTGAATCAGTCAACCCCTGGAACTGATGAGGAAAAAGGTACAGGGCTGGGCCTGATATTATGTAAGGAATTTACACAAAGGCATGGAGGAAAAATATGGGCTGAAAGTGATCTGGGAAAAGGAAGTAAATTTACATTTACCCTGCCCAGGTTTTCTTCATGCAAAATATAA
- a CDS encoding ATP-binding protein codes for MRIINFFKSLFFNKSIKYKIILMIVATSAISVTFACSVLIINELIAIRKLVSHDMAINADIVAINSQAPIYFQDNEAARITLSALKANPDVISACIFTGNTIFSRYIRENNMENMPDLFPSDIRPDGLYYEKSSLRLHAFKTIFFKNNPIGNLYILTDLSRLHMYISWYFILAALIILFSTFIAFILSSKFHQFISCPLINLVGTVKDITIEKNYNIRAKKYDNDEIGVLIDGFNRMLCEVEKRDLELEMHRENLEEEVAQRTREIVEVNNSLTQLNQELIKEKQKADVANAAKSEFLANISHELRTPLNGILGYTQILKKNRNLSDKDLNQINIIHQSGEHLLRMINDILDISKIEANKMEINNTEINFHDFLKDTVSIAEIKAEQKGIGFQFDRDSRLPQWVSGDEKRIRQVLFNLLSNAIKFTDRGGVIFRVFRKKTKIRFEIQDTGPGISEHDFETIFSPFQQVGDVKRKVEGTGLGLAITLKLITMMNGELKFKSAVGRGSTFWFELELEELEKHDEKVFQEREISGFKSSECKMLVIDDVEKNRSFLKDAMQPIGFEIFEADNGSSGIDMAVQVKPDIILMDLMMPEMDGFEAARQIRRIPEIKDTIIISVSASAMSKARERSLDAGCNDHITKPVRINSLLERIRKYLNIEWIYEDESHKEKSHSLEKCIVLPPVEILSPLAEMAKKGDVAGIRKWAQELEDNDGRYKCFKEKLEQLAKNFLINDIEKMIMQHMEALKYGKQ; via the coding sequence ATGAGAATAATCAATTTTTTTAAAAGTTTATTTTTTAATAAATCCATTAAATATAAAATAATACTTATGATTGTTGCAACAAGTGCAATTTCCGTTACCTTTGCCTGTTCTGTTTTGATTATCAATGAATTGATTGCCATAAGAAAACTTGTTTCCCATGATATGGCAATTAATGCAGATATTGTTGCTATAAACAGCCAGGCACCCATCTATTTTCAGGATAATGAAGCCGCCAGGATAACCCTTTCCGCACTAAAGGCAAATCCTGATGTAATTTCAGCCTGCATATTTACTGGAAACACCATATTTTCCAGATATATCAGGGAAAACAACATGGAAAACATGCCTGATCTTTTTCCCTCAGACATAAGACCTGACGGGCTGTATTATGAAAAATCAAGTTTAAGGCTTCACGCATTTAAAACAATTTTTTTTAAAAACAATCCCATAGGAAACCTTTATATTCTGACAGATTTAAGCAGATTACATATGTATATTTCATGGTATTTTATTCTGGCAGCCCTGATTATTCTTTTTTCAACATTTATTGCCTTTATTCTTTCATCCAAATTTCATCAATTCATATCCTGCCCTCTTATTAATCTCGTTGGAACTGTAAAAGATATAACAATTGAAAAAAATTATAATATCAGGGCAAAAAAATATGATAATGATGAAATAGGGGTTTTGATTGACGGTTTTAACAGAATGCTTTGCGAGGTTGAAAAAAGAGACCTGGAACTTGAAATGCACAGGGAAAACCTGGAAGAAGAGGTTGCCCAGCGCACAAGAGAGATAGTAGAGGTTAATAATTCCCTTACACAGCTTAACCAGGAATTAATAAAAGAAAAACAAAAAGCAGATGTTGCCAATGCTGCTAAAAGTGAATTTCTTGCAAATATCAGCCACGAACTCCGAACCCCGCTTAACGGAATCCTGGGATATACCCAGATATTAAAAAAAAACCGGAATTTATCTGATAAGGATTTAAACCAGATCAATATTATTCATCAGAGCGGGGAGCATCTTCTTAGAATGATTAATGATATTTTAGATATTTCCAAAATTGAAGCCAATAAAATGGAGATAAACAACACCGAGATTAATTTTCATGATTTTCTCAAAGATACTGTTTCCATTGCAGAAATAAAGGCTGAACAAAAAGGTATCGGATTTCAATTTGACCGCGATTCCAGGCTGCCCCAATGGGTTTCAGGAGATGAAAAAAGGATCCGCCAGGTACTTTTTAATCTTTTAAGCAATGCTATAAAATTTACAGACCGGGGAGGAGTTATATTCAGGGTTTTCAGAAAAAAGACAAAAATCCGTTTTGAAATCCAGGACACAGGCCCGGGAATATCTGAGCATGATTTTGAAACCATATTTTCACCTTTTCAGCAGGTTGGAGATGTTAAAAGAAAGGTTGAGGGAACAGGACTCGGGCTTGCCATAACCCTTAAGCTGATTACAATGATGAACGGAGAACTTAAATTTAAAAGTGCTGTAGGCCGGGGATCCACATTCTGGTTTGAACTGGAACTTGAAGAACTTGAAAAACACGATGAAAAGGTTTTTCAGGAAAGAGAGATTTCAGGATTTAAAAGCAGTGAATGCAAAATGCTGGTTATTGACGATGTAGAAAAAAACCGCAGTTTCTTAAAAGATGCCATGCAGCCTATAGGGTTTGAAATTTTTGAAGCAGACAACGGCAGTTCAGGCATTGACATGGCAGTTCAGGTAAAACCTGATATAATACTTATGGATCTTATGATGCCGGAAATGGATGGTTTTGAAGCTGCAAGGCAGATACGCCGTATCCCTGAAATCAAGGATACAATCATAATCTCAGTTTCAGCCAGTGCCATGTCTAAAGCAAGGGAGCGAAGCCTTGATGCAGGATGCAACGATCATATTACAAAACCCGTGCGTATTAATTCTCTTTTGGAAAGAATACGGAAATATTTGAACATAGAGTGGATATATGAGGATGAATCACACAAAGAAAAATCTCACAGCCTGGAAAAATGTATTGTTTTACCTCCTGTGGAAATCTTATCCCCCCTGGCAGAAATGGCAAAAAAAGGGGATGTTGCAGGTATTAGAAAATGGGCACAGGAACTGGAAGATAATGATGGCAGATATAAATGTTTTAAAGAAAAACTGGAACAGCTTGCCAAAAATTTCCTTATAAATGATATAGAGAAAATGATTATGCAGCACATGGAGGCATTGAAGTATGGAAAGCAGTAA
- a CDS encoding YfiR family protein, with protein sequence MRLFFLYIICMMMFSLPATYNWVYAENTTSYKAYEVKAALLIKFIDFVKWPGESFSHEPDTFVLGILGYDVFEGIFDQFINKKIDHRHFKVQKFYNINEIRQVQILFISESEMECLPEILEKIREKHVLTVADTKGAAKEGVIINFIEKKGRIGFEINVDAKKQTKLHISSHLLRLAEIVSNKGNPR encoded by the coding sequence ATGAGACTCTTTTTTTTATACATAATCTGTATGATGATGTTTAGCCTGCCTGCTACATATAACTGGGTTTATGCAGAAAATACAACTTCTTATAAGGCTTATGAAGTAAAGGCGGCACTGCTCATCAAATTTATAGATTTTGTTAAATGGCCTGGAGAATCATTTTCCCATGAACCAGATACCTTTGTGCTTGGAATTTTGGGATATGATGTTTTTGAAGGAATTTTTGATCAATTTATCAACAAAAAAATTGACCACAGGCATTTCAAGGTACAAAAATTTTATAATATTAATGAAATCAGGCAGGTACAAATTCTGTTTATAAGCGAATCTGAAATGGAATGCCTGCCTGAAATACTGGAAAAAATAAGAGAAAAGCATGTTTTAACTGTAGCTGATACAAAAGGAGCTGCAAAAGAAGGTGTTATTATAAATTTTATTGAAAAAAAAGGAAGAATCGGCTTTGAAATCAATGTGGATGCAAAAAAACAAACAAAACTTCATATCAGCTCTCATCTTCTGCGCCTGGCTGAGATTGTATCAAATAAAGGAAACCCTAGATGA
- a CDS encoding TonB-dependent receptor plug domain-containing protein, giving the protein MLKYYKIHLNKTGKKKIIFSAFKFLTIITASLLIMGIFIYLPASAGQVSHLEYLTSLSIEELMKIKVSSTGFFDMSHQKAPGTIWLLSNQDIENSSAMNMSDLLNFYIPGIHIGNNVRYGSLIASRGIAMPNNSSTLFLLDGQGINAGVGVGVNSGLKLPLLGDIDRLEIINGPCSIVHGSGAINGFVNIIPKTGSDYPGYFINTDYGFIEKLIKTEIGYGYSYGQRKDFFIYAGGARAQGFEADIAAGTKNRSNKLDVYGMNEPNYKWALYWRHNLLKLDMVFQKEIYDNNSYETSLAESSISRQTSFIVHPEIELDFSQYESLALSLPFEFFDTGVNYNNLNRKQDEGSSEFHIETKSVFKTTRLKNQKIALGSLIGLRHFKAGSYFFSENPVSPGTTVNADWAELGIFFEDIYRITPEWTLSAGLRYDLITYNSASSPNPKSGIQSDNAQDKDLAPANEDILTPRIATSYEINRANIIKFSYQEGFHYPNLKYFEYTQNIGAELRPEKVTSYEINYHFDLKKYKAGFDFNLYYNIFCDSFLAKSRNNEAAVTSPSEKFDAYTNAPEEFAALGGELVIQYQPSQDTNLRFSYGYSRPRDHGDQGEQIIFIASRSGTSWTRYPDHIIKSDITQKFMNNRLILNLGFLYNSPVDTEDPKTREIVDHNRFILNLYAKYQISDNLSFKFTGQNLLQNDVPPVSNYTDQSWNGNTAIDKPLVYLGLTWKY; this is encoded by the coding sequence ATGTTAAAATATTATAAAATCCATTTAAATAAAACCGGAAAAAAGAAAATCATTTTTTCAGCCTTTAAATTTTTAACAATAATTACAGCTTCTTTACTTATCATGGGAATCTTTATTTACCTGCCTGCCTCAGCAGGACAGGTCAGCCACCTGGAATATCTAACCAGCCTGAGTATTGAAGAATTGATGAAAATAAAGGTTTCTTCAACAGGTTTTTTTGACATGTCCCATCAAAAAGCTCCTGGAACTATCTGGCTTTTATCTAATCAAGATATTGAAAATTCTTCTGCCATGAACATGTCTGACCTGTTAAATTTTTATATTCCTGGAATTCATATTGGCAATAATGTCCGTTACGGATCCCTTATTGCATCACGGGGAATTGCCATGCCTAATAATTCCAGCACCCTTTTTCTTTTAGACGGCCAGGGCATCAACGCAGGTGTAGGAGTAGGGGTTAATTCAGGCTTAAAACTTCCCCTTCTTGGCGATATTGACCGGCTTGAAATTATCAACGGCCCGTGTTCCATTGTTCATGGAAGCGGGGCTATTAACGGCTTTGTCAATATTATACCAAAAACAGGCTCGGATTATCCTGGATATTTTATCAATACTGATTATGGATTTATTGAAAAACTGATAAAAACAGAAATAGGTTATGGATATTCCTATGGTCAAAGAAAAGATTTTTTTATTTATGCAGGAGGAGCGCGGGCACAGGGATTTGAAGCTGATATTGCCGCAGGAACAAAAAACAGGTCAAACAAGCTTGATGTTTATGGAATGAATGAGCCTAATTATAAATGGGCCTTATACTGGAGACATAATCTGTTAAAACTGGATATGGTGTTTCAAAAAGAGATTTATGACAATAATTCATATGAAACCTCTCTTGCTGAATCTTCAATCTCAAGACAAACATCTTTTATTGTCCATCCTGAAATTGAACTTGATTTTTCACAATATGAGTCTTTGGCCCTTTCCCTGCCTTTTGAATTTTTTGACACAGGTGTTAATTATAACAATCTTAACCGCAAACAAGATGAGGGCAGTTCTGAATTTCATATAGAAACCAAATCTGTTTTTAAAACAACCAGGTTAAAAAATCAGAAAATAGCTTTAGGTTCTCTTATCGGGCTGCGTCATTTTAAAGCTGGAAGCTATTTTTTTTCAGAAAATCCGGTTTCACCAGGTACCACAGTAAATGCGGACTGGGCAGAACTGGGTATATTTTTTGAAGATATTTATCGTATTACCCCTGAATGGACTCTGTCTGCTGGACTCAGGTATGATCTTATTACTTACAATTCCGCATCATCACCAAATCCAAAATCCGGCATCCAGTCTGATAATGCTCAAGACAAAGACCTTGCCCCGGCCAATGAAGATATACTGACTCCCCGCATTGCAACATCCTATGAAATAAATCGAGCTAATATTATTAAATTTTCCTATCAGGAAGGTTTTCACTATCCTAATCTTAAATATTTTGAATATACACAAAATATTGGAGCAGAATTAAGGCCGGAAAAAGTTACAAGTTATGAAATAAATTATCATTTTGATTTAAAAAAATATAAAGCAGGGTTTGATTTTAACCTGTATTATAATATCTTTTGCGACTCCTTTCTGGCAAAAAGCAGGAATAATGAAGCTGCTGTTACCAGTCCCAGTGAAAAATTTGATGCTTATACCAATGCTCCTGAAGAATTTGCAGCCCTGGGAGGAGAACTGGTAATCCAATACCAGCCGAGCCAGGATACAAACCTTCGTTTTTCCTATGGATACTCCAGACCTCGGGATCACGGGGACCAGGGAGAGCAGATAATATTCATTGCCAGCAGAAGCGGAACCTCATGGACAAGGTATCCTGACCATATTATAAAAAGCGACATTACCCAGAAATTTATGAATAACCGGCTTATACTTAATCTTGGGTTTTTATATAACAGCCCTGTGGATACTGAAGATCCCAAGACAAGAGAAATCGTTGATCACAACCGGTTTATATTAAATCTTTATGCAAAATACCAAATCTCAGATAATCTTTCCTTTAAATTCACAGGACAGAATTTATTGCAAAATGATGTGCCCCCGGTAAGCAATTACACAGATCAATCCTGGAACGGCAACACGGCAATAGACAAACCCCTGGTTTATCTTGGATTAACCTGGAAATATTAA
- a CDS encoding GNAT family N-acetyltransferase produces the protein MFSSRIAEDIEDCREIWNSVIIPERFSDLWEVRECFHRYYNHQPRFIFIENTYGGKTLIPLSLVDEHNCYAYFPGETWQGQTWLEQNKIYISNGFSMDDLISSLDRPCHLRYISEFENFHSINTSIDEVGYLFVPSRYEYDMQNYFQEFSRKSYKQINREIEGIKAKGVSFRYDDLSDFDIMISMNIKRFGTYSYFYDPRFRESFKSLAFFLRERGLLKIVTVLVKGEPAAVDMACLFKNVLTILAGGTDSRFPGIAKLINMHHIEKACMDRVQEVDFLCGDFTWKKLFHLMPRPLYQYSNRPNAVMDTGAITFSYSRPVSGAVHA, from the coding sequence ATGTTTTCGTCACGAATAGCTGAGGATATTGAAGATTGCCGTGAAATATGGAATTCTGTTATCATTCCTGAACGTTTCAGCGATCTCTGGGAGGTACGGGAATGTTTTCACCGTTATTACAACCATCAGCCCAGGTTTATATTCATAGAAAATACCTATGGAGGAAAAACCCTGATTCCCCTGAGCCTGGTTGATGAGCATAATTGTTATGCTTATTTTCCAGGAGAAACCTGGCAGGGACAGACCTGGCTTGAACAAAACAAAATTTACATTTCAAATGGCTTTTCAATGGATGATCTTATTTCCAGCCTTGATCGTCCCTGTCATTTACGTTATATTTCCGAGTTTGAAAATTTCCATTCTATAAATACATCCATAGATGAAGTGGGCTATCTTTTTGTGCCTTCCAGGTATGAATATGATATGCAGAATTATTTTCAGGAGTTTTCAAGAAAATCATATAAACAGATTAACCGTGAAATTGAGGGCATTAAAGCCAAAGGTGTTAGTTTCAGGTATGATGATTTGTCTGATTTTGACATTATGATTTCCATGAATATCAAGCGGTTTGGGACATATTCATATTTTTACGATCCCCGTTTCAGGGAAAGTTTTAAAAGCCTGGCTTTTTTTCTCCGTGAAAGAGGGCTGCTGAAAATAGTTACAGTTTTAGTTAAAGGAGAACCTGCCGCAGTGGACATGGCCTGTTTGTTTAAAAATGTGCTTACTATTCTTGCAGGGGGAACAGATTCCCGCTTTCCTGGAATAGCCAAACTTATTAACATGCACCATATTGAAAAAGCCTGTATGGACAGGGTTCAGGAAGTGGATTTTCTTTGCGGTGATTTTACCTGGAAAAAATTATTTCATCTTATGCCAAGACCTTTATATCAATATTCCAACCGCCCAAATGCTGTAATGGATACCGGTGCTATAACATTTTCTTATTCAAGACCCGTGTCAGGTGCAGTTCATGCCTGA
- a CDS encoding ATP-grasp domain-containing protein, whose amino-acid sequence MPETRVIVAGTTPDYIEYIYCKYPGRAMFITACREREKAAETGPAPCDEIVCDLEDLDHVIKLLKEHLSKWNITPAGIACYDCESLELGSRAAQKLGLPFPCPDAISISRNKYFSKQIWHKAGIPCPEAAVVSKLTDIYQFMDHVKAPVIIKPLTGSGSELVFKCENYSRCDQAFHMIKTGLAGHSNLRMYKPGKDEQNIDSRDFFAVETFIQGNEYSCDFIINGPYFEIIRIAGKIPDVNQPAGTTLAYIVPGKLFDEIEYTGFIDQIKKAAEVLGLTRAICMADFIVCNGKAYLLEITPRPGGDCLPRLILKTRGLDIIGLALDFAENRSNILPDCSYFEQSCSEQLAGLRLFSNQAGIIKNINTDLIIQDSRVLECQIRCKPGHRVVLPPDDYDSRVLGHLIFKPSVLHDLETQCLDLSSKLKIEMESDNEFSKILNYGKSRKSS is encoded by the coding sequence ATGCCTGAAACCCGCGTAATTGTAGCAGGAACAACCCCTGATTATATTGAATATATTTATTGTAAATATCCTGGCAGGGCAATGTTTATAACAGCCTGCCGGGAACGTGAGAAAGCTGCTGAAACTGGGCCTGCACCTTGTGATGAGATTGTTTGTGATCTTGAAGATTTGGATCATGTTATCAAACTGCTTAAAGAACATTTAAGCAAATGGAATATAACACCTGCTGGAATAGCCTGTTATGACTGTGAATCCCTGGAACTGGGTTCACGGGCTGCACAAAAACTGGGTCTGCCTTTTCCATGTCCTGATGCCATATCTATAAGCAGAAATAAATATTTTTCAAAACAAATATGGCACAAGGCAGGTATTCCCTGTCCTGAGGCTGCTGTTGTCAGTAAACTGACAGATATTTATCAATTCATGGATCATGTTAAAGCTCCTGTTATTATCAAACCCCTCACAGGTTCAGGAAGTGAGCTGGTTTTTAAATGCGAAAATTACAGCCGGTGTGATCAGGCTTTTCATATGATTAAGACAGGTTTGGCCGGTCATTCAAATCTAAGGATGTATAAGCCTGGCAAAGATGAACAAAATATTGATTCCCGTGATTTTTTTGCAGTTGAAACCTTTATTCAGGGCAATGAATACAGTTGTGATTTTATCATTAACGGGCCTTATTTTGAGATTATCCGTATTGCTGGAAAAATTCCTGATGTTAATCAGCCGGCAGGTACAACCCTGGCTTATATAGTTCCAGGAAAACTTTTTGATGAAATTGAATATACAGGATTCATAGATCAAATAAAAAAAGCAGCAGAGGTACTTGGGCTGACCCGTGCAATATGTATGGCAGATTTTATTGTTTGCAATGGTAAAGCATATCTGCTTGAAATCACACCCCGGCCAGGAGGTGACTGCCTTCCCCGGCTTATCTTGAAAACCAGGGGATTAGATATTATCGGCCTTGCCCTTGATTTTGCAGAGAACCGCTCAAATATCCTGCCTGACTGCTCTTATTTTGAACAATCCTGTTCTGAACAACTGGCAGGACTCCGCCTTTTTTCAAACCAGGCAGGTATTATAAAAAACATTAATACAGACCTGATAATCCAGGACAGCCGTGTCCTGGAATGCCAAATCCGCTGCAAGCCTGGACACAGGGTAGTTCTTCCTCCAGATGATTATGATTCACGCGTCCTGGGACATCTTATTTTTAAACCATCAGTTCTTCATGATCTTGAAACCCAGTGCCTGGATCTGTCATCAAAACTTAAAATTGAAATGGAGTCTGACAATGAATTTTCCAAAATCCTTAATTATGGAAAAAGCAGAAAAAGCTCTTAA
- a CDS encoding diaminopimelate decarboxylase family protein encodes MNFPKSLIMEKAEKALNCFPPLLDKNLLISYVMAFIKRAPEFLDICSINELPLYIIEKKILEERAKTFISAFKNQVDDIHVFYALKSNNCPDIAKILIKSGLGLDVSGGPELLSALRLGSKNIIFSGPGKTDKEIEMVIENHDKVTLLIDSFGELERAAKAAEKYKIQIRAGVRLTTQENGLWRKFGILVSDLKDFFQKSFEYDYINLRGIQFHTSWNLNPKAQTDFIVRLGEHIKTLNPEYRKKIEFIDIGGGYWPAAGEWLQWNGIPAGQISKILVPEFQPENQYFHFASEPVENFAYKIGQALKKHIFPYVKCKIYTEPGRWLCNDAMHIFLTVIDKKAQDMVITDGGTNIMGWERYESDYCPVINLTCPSETEKKCHIFGSLCTPHDIWGFGYFGTSIEPGDILMIPNQGAYTYSLQQNFIKQAAQVVVI; translated from the coding sequence ATGAATTTTCCAAAATCCTTAATTATGGAAAAAGCAGAAAAAGCTCTTAACTGTTTTCCCCCGCTTCTTGATAAAAATCTTCTTATTTCTTATGTCATGGCCTTTATTAAACGCGCTCCAGAGTTTCTTGATATCTGCAGTATAAATGAACTGCCTCTTTATATTATAGAAAAGAAGATACTTGAAGAACGTGCCAAAACCTTTATCTCTGCTTTTAAAAATCAGGTTGATGATATTCACGTATTTTATGCTTTAAAAAGCAATAACTGCCCTGATATTGCAAAAATATTGATAAAATCAGGTCTCGGACTGGATGTTTCAGGAGGGCCTGAACTATTATCCGCTCTGAGACTTGGCTCAAAAAATATAATTTTCAGCGGCCCTGGAAAAACAGATAAAGAAATAGAGATGGTTATAGAAAATCATGACAAGGTTACTCTGCTGATAGATAGTTTTGGAGAACTTGAGCGTGCAGCAAAGGCAGCTGAAAAATACAAAATACAGATTCGTGCAGGTGTCAGGCTGACAACTCAGGAAAACGGACTCTGGCGTAAATTTGGTATCCTGGTTTCGGACCTGAAGGATTTTTTCCAAAAATCTTTTGAATATGATTATATTAATCTCAGGGGAATCCAGTTTCATACAAGCTGGAATTTAAATCCAAAGGCCCAGACAGATTTTATAGTGCGCCTGGGTGAACATATCAAAACCCTTAATCCTGAATACAGAAAAAAGATTGAATTTATAGATATTGGCGGCGGATACTGGCCTGCTGCGGGTGAATGGCTTCAATGGAATGGAATCCCTGCCGGTCAGATATCGAAAATCCTGGTCCCGGAATTTCAGCCTGAAAATCAATACTTTCATTTTGCTTCTGAACCTGTTGAAAATTTTGCATATAAAATCGGACAGGCTTTAAAAAAACATATCTTCCCTTATGTTAAATGCAAGATTTATACAGAACCTGGACGATGGCTCTGCAATGATGCCATGCATATATTTTTGACAGTTATAGATAAAAAAGCCCAGGATATGGTTATTACTGACGGTGGAACCAATATCATGGGATGGGAAAGGTATGAAAGTGATTACTGCCCTGTAATTAACCTGACTTGTCCTTCAGAAACAGAAAAAAAATGCCATATATTCGGTTCCCTCTGCACTCCCCATGATATATGGGGTTTTGGATATTTTGGAACCAGTATTGAGCCTGGGGATATACTTATGATTCCTAATCAGGGAGCATATACTTACAGCTTGCAGCAGAATTTTATAAAGCAGGCAGCCCAAGTTGTTGTGATTTAA